The genome window TTTTTGCGGACTTCGGTACCGATGTGCTCTCCCTCTCGATCACAGTCGGTCCAGATAAATAGAGCCTTGGACATCCTGGCCTGCTCCTTGATGTTTTCGGCGATTGGCTTATTGTCCTATACACAGAGTTAACCTTGCTGCGTGTTTCAAGAGATGCCCATAACCAGGCCCTTGACGACCGAAAAGAAGTTGATATTGCATACTTCTTCCACAAATTCGCGCACAGGAGCTTCAAAGAGTGCGCCAGGTGGGCATGAGAGCCAGCTTTTGTATTGACTCTCAAAGTCGAGGGCCATCAAATGTCCCAGGACGCTGGTCATTGTGACTGAGCAGGTGCCCCAGGGGTCACCGAAATTGAATTCAAATAAATAGTTCTTCACATATTTGTTACCGTGTATAGATATCTATGTCTATCTCAGTATGTGTGACTTCAATAACCCGTGCCGTCTTAAGCCAACGGTCACTCACAGTTTGCATGGAACCCCCAGAAAGATGCTGAGCCACAGCTTTAGCGATGGCAGGTTTCTCTGCCACGCAGAGAATCCTTGGGACAGGCATAGCAAATGGCTAGTCGATTCAAGAAGTCTCGTTTATGCCATACCCGATCCGCCCTTGTTGCCAACTTTTGTCATGAACCCGACATCATTGCGTCTTCGAGTTGAGAAACAACCAAGACGCGCAAAAGACGCGAATGACTTCCAGAAACGGAGATAGTAGATTTCTGCCTGTCTGCCAGTATGCCTGAGAGCCTTAACGCCTGAGGCAGCCATATCATCGCCCCCATTGTTTTTGCCCAAAGCGGTAAGCATTCTGTCCAATGAGAGCGCTCGTCCGCGTTGTCATGATGGCATCCATCTCTTTGTTTTGCCTCGATGTTTTGATTCACCTTGATCGACAAGAAAAACATACAGAATCACAGTGGGGTGTCCAATAACTTCAAACTGCGACACTGCTTTGAATTCGTTCGAAATGGCGATTCCGCTTCCTCAAGTTCACTCTGTTGTGGACTGTGCTTCTTTCAACCGGACCGTGCTGCCCTTCCTGTCTCAGTTGACAACGCTTCCTGCGCAGCTGCAAGTGGCCGCCTCAACAAAAGATGTGGACTCTTTGAAAGATATCTATCTTTCGACAAACCCGTTTATATCGGCGCTCGGGTTCACTTTGGTTTTGTGGGTGCTCTTCGCTGTGGCAGCGGAATTCAACCGCAACTATTCGCAGGTTGATCGGTTTTGGAGTATCCTGCCGTCTGTGTATACTGTGCACTTTGTCGCTTGGGCGCGCCTGTGGGGTATCAAGAATCAGAGCTTGGATACCATCGCTCTCATCACTTTGCTCTGGGGTGTAAGTATATTAAAGCGAGGACTTTGTATCTGCCGCTGACTCTAACTCCGCTTAGATCCGACTGACGTTCAACTACTGGCGCAAGGGAGGGTACCAGATCGGTTCTGAGGACTACCGCTGGGAGATCGTGAAGTCTCATATTAACaaccgcttcttcctcttcctgttcaaCGTTACCTTTATCAGCCTCATTCAGCCgttgctgcttctgctcgTGACGGCGCCTACCTAcaacttcattctcctctcgCGCCTCCCTGGAGCTGAACCGTTCGGTCTCCCCGACCTTGCCTTCTCGCGCcttgcattcttcttcctcatcatcgaaTACTTCGCcgaccagcagcaatggaACTTCCAAAGCGCAAAGAAGGAGTACCAGAAGACAGCTCGCATCCCTGATCAGTACAAGGGCCAATTCACTCCCGAGGACCTGGAGCGCGGCTTCGTCGTTAGCGGCCTCTGGTCACTGTCCCGTCACCCGAATTTTGTCGCAGAGCAAGCCATCTGGCTTACTCTGTACCTGTGGAACTGCTACCGCACCGGCAGCTACATCCAGTGGACTGGTCTGGGCATTTTGGGCTACATGCTCATTTTCCAGTCAAGCACCCGGCTCACCGAGTCGATCAGTGCAGGCAAGTACCCTGAGTACAGCGAGTATCAGGCGCGTGTCGGCCGCTTCATTCCTCGCTTTTCTGTCAAGCCCAAGTACAATGGCAGTAAGAAGAAGACCTCTCGGTCCAAGACTGAGTCGGCAGGCACTGCGACGCAGGAGGGCAAGAAAAGTCAGTGATGGGAGATCTCCAATGCATGATTTCTGTCGATTGATTTTTGTTACTTTTAATCTCTGGGGTACTGGGAGACTGAAATTTcttgatatatatatattgttaGTTTTGAGTGGAATTTGACATCTGTTTCTGGTTAGAGTATTGGGTCCGCTATATCGACTTTTGGTTAGTTTTGCTATCAGGGGGGACACGAGGCTGCTACACCCATAATTCAAGAGAATATGAGAAACTCAAGTCAGGTAGCGATCTAATTGTGTCAAATGACACTCCATCACCCACCACCCAAGCCTAGATGGTTACAAGATATACAAGTGTACTCTAGATAAGTCAAAAATCAGAAGTTGAAAAGAGAGCGATATgagtgaagaggaagggaAATGCAGAGATATCACAGAAATCCTCATATTTATGATACAAGGGAAACCCAACGGGGAGAATAAGATGTGAATACAGCGGAGAGGCTTCAGTCGTTCAATAAATACAAATCCTAGCATAAAAAAACATGTAACACCCACCTCGCCTAACCATGGATACCCGCTGTTTCTATAGTTCGTTGTCTACGAGGGCGGTTTAGCAC of Aspergillus fumigatus Af293 chromosome 2, whole genome shotgun sequence contains these proteins:
- a CDS encoding DUF1295 domain protein, which codes for MAIPLPQVHSVVDCASFNRTVLPFLSQLTTLPAQLQVAASTKDVDSLKDIYLSTNPFISALGFTLVLWVLFAVAAEFNRNYSQVDRFWSILPSVYTVHFVAWARLWGIKNQSLDTIALITLLWGIRLTFNYWRKGGYQIGSEDYRWEIVKSHINNRFFLFLFNVTFISLIQPLLLLLVTAPTYNFILLSRLPGAEPFGLPDLAFSRLAFFFLIIEYFADQQQWNFQSAKKEYQKTARIPDQYKGQFTPEDLERGFVVSGLWSLSRHPNFVAEQAIWLTLYLWNCYRTGSYIQWTGLGILGYMLIFQSSTRLTESISAGKYPEYSEYQARVGRFIPRFSVKPKYNGSKKKTSRSKTESAGTATQEGKKSQ